The following coding sequences are from one Aliarcobacter skirrowii CCUG 10374 window:
- the recJ gene encoding single-stranded-DNA-specific exonuclease RecJ, which yields MSKITKQKLFEILNARHLNNPYSKLASIPSPNSFKDIDIASKRVKEAIENKEKITIVGDYDVDGVVSTTIMLEFFDFIGVKVDYIIPNRFEHGYGLSPKIANMIDSGLVITVDNGISAYEASIILKDKNIDLIITDHHTVGDKLPVALAIINPKQKDCNFEFKEICGAQVAWYFCAAIKKQMNLNVDMSSFLDLLSLAIIADIMPMTTLNYTMVKQGLKKMKLSSREAFKLLNQSLAKDILASDDVGFMIAPKINSAGRMDDASIALEFLLSKSQNSAYESLALLDELNNYRKALQEEITLKAQSQIKNEDRAIVVWGEDWHEGVIGIVASKLSNKYKKPAFIFSIKDNLAKGSARANSSINLYDLISNAKDILNGFGGHKNAAGLSLNALKLEEFKDIINKSLDNFEDNLHDELETLGELDVQSVDLEFLDIIESFEPYGLENERPIFKVSNANLIKYELIGRDKNHLKLILNSDGYLFEAIKFNEKSLDLKESLDLILSISKNEFRGVVKPQFLIQEIL from the coding sequence ATGTCGAAAATTACAAAGCAGAAGCTTTTTGAAATCTTAAATGCAAGACATTTGAATAATCCATATTCAAAGCTTGCATCAATACCATCTCCAAACAGTTTTAAAGATATAGATATTGCATCAAAACGAGTTAAAGAGGCTATAGAAAACAAGGAAAAAATAACTATAGTTGGTGACTATGATGTTGATGGAGTTGTATCAACTACAATTATGTTAGAGTTTTTTGACTTTATTGGTGTAAAAGTTGATTATATAATTCCAAATAGATTTGAACATGGATATGGCTTATCTCCTAAAATTGCAAATATGATAGATAGTGGCTTAGTAATTACAGTTGATAATGGAATAAGTGCTTATGAAGCATCTATCATTTTAAAAGATAAAAATATTGATTTAATCATAACAGATCACCACACTGTAGGAGATAAACTCCCAGTTGCTCTTGCAATTATTAATCCAAAACAAAAAGATTGCAATTTTGAGTTTAAAGAGATTTGTGGAGCTCAAGTAGCTTGGTATTTTTGTGCTGCAATAAAAAAGCAGATGAATTTAAATGTTGATATGTCAAGTTTTTTAGATCTTCTATCTTTGGCAATAATTGCAGATATTATGCCAATGACAACTCTTAATTATACAATGGTAAAACAGGGTTTAAAGAAGATGAAACTCTCTTCAAGAGAGGCTTTTAAACTATTAAATCAAAGCTTAGCAAAAGATATTTTGGCATCTGATGATGTTGGATTTATGATAGCACCAAAGATAAATAGTGCTGGAAGAATGGATGATGCATCTATTGCTTTAGAGTTTTTATTATCAAAATCACAAAATAGTGCTTATGAGAGTTTAGCTTTATTGGATGAGTTAAATAATTATAGAAAAGCACTACAAGAAGAGATTACTTTAAAAGCACAAAGTCAGATTAAAAATGAAGATAGAGCGATTGTTGTTTGGGGTGAAGATTGGCATGAAGGAGTAATAGGAATAGTTGCTTCAAAATTATCAAATAAATATAAAAAACCAGCCTTTATATTCTCAATAAAAGATAATCTTGCAAAAGGTAGTGCTAGAGCAAACTCTTCAATAAATCTTTATGATTTAATCTCAAATGCAAAAGATATTTTAAATGGTTTTGGTGGTCATAAAAATGCAGCTGGATTATCTTTGAATGCTTTAAAACTTGAAGAGTTTAAAGATATTATAAATAAGAGTTTAGATAACTTTGAAGATAATCTTCACGATGAGCTTGAAACTTTGGGTGAGTTAGATGTTCAAAGTGTTGATTTAGAGTTCTTAGATATTATTGAGAGTTTTGAACCATATGGTTTAGAGAATGAAAGACCTATATTTAAAGTTTCAAATGCAAATTTAATTAAATATGAACTAATTGGAAGAGATAAAAATCATTTAAAGTTGATTTTAAATAGTGATGGATATTTATTTGAAGCAATTAAATTTAACGAAAAGAGTTTAGATTTAAAAGAGAGTTTAGATTTGATTTTGTCAATATCAAAAAATGAGTTTAGAGGAGTTGTTAAACCTCAATTTCTAATTCAAGAGATACTATAA
- a CDS encoding FlgO family outer membrane protein — MPQLFLKKLGLILALAFFSFFLVSCSYKNPITKATNFHLMITNMVDKPSLNLSRHIYLDDVVLVSDFVNVDNLKNRSELGFLLSNMLKDTLASKNIITREVELTKEFEFGKSGLNVLTREHKKILSDEVDSRYALVGSYSITSKTLNIFIKLIELRSGNIVGSAFERTQIDDEILNLEGFLNPENQKELEKEKFLRENTRRPLVL, encoded by the coding sequence ATGCCTCAACTATTTTTAAAGAAGCTAGGGCTAATTTTAGCTCTAGCTTTTTTTTCTTTTTTTCTTGTATCTTGTTCATACAAAAACCCAATTACAAAAGCTACAAATTTTCACTTAATGATTACAAATATGGTTGATAAACCATCTTTAAATTTAAGTAGACATATCTATTTGGATGATGTTGTTTTAGTTTCAGATTTTGTAAATGTTGATAACTTAAAAAATCGTTCAGAACTTGGTTTTTTATTATCAAATATGTTAAAAGATACATTAGCTTCAAAAAATATTATTACTAGAGAAGTTGAACTTACAAAAGAGTTTGAGTTTGGTAAAAGTGGTCTGAATGTTTTAACAAGAGAGCATAAAAAGATATTATCAGATGAAGTTGATTCAAGATATGCACTTGTTGGCTCTTACTCAATTACAAGTAAAACTTTAAATATTTTTATAAAATTAATAGAGCTTAGAAGTGGAAATATTGTAGGTAGTGCATTTGAGAGAACTCAAATTGATGATGAGATTTTAAATCTTGAAGGATTTCTTAATCCAGAAAATCAAAAAGAGCTTGAAAAAGAGAAGTTCTTAAGAGAGAATACTAGGAGACCTTTGGTTTTATAG
- a CDS encoding FlgO family outer membrane protein gives MSKKFLRFSILLVVISVFAGCSHKNKDTKSEYDKVKSMSDGMNIANFKQNKVVVQNTLEATIASLATQMVTNRKVDTNKSIIVTSFVQLDKFKQTSEFGRVIGESMIDELSNKGFSVTEFRGQLAVSVNDKGEYFLSRERKDLKSEIPSNYVVVGTYSRQLGKIILNARIIDNITGKVISSARATYNHNYANDCVIFGDCPPLRTIKIVDEKR, from the coding sequence ATGTCTAAAAAGTTTTTAAGATTTTCAATTCTTTTGGTAGTTATTTCTGTATTTGCAGGGTGTAGCCATAAAAATAAAGATACTAAATCAGAGTATGATAAAGTTAAATCTATGAGTGATGGTATGAACATTGCAAACTTTAAACAAAATAAAGTTGTAGTGCAAAACACTCTTGAAGCAACTATAGCTTCTTTGGCTACTCAGATGGTAACTAATAGAAAAGTTGATACAAACAAATCAATTATTGTAACTTCTTTTGTACAACTTGATAAGTTTAAACAAACTTCAGAGTTTGGAAGAGTTATAGGGGAGAGTATGATTGATGAGCTTTCAAATAAAGGCTTTAGTGTTACAGAGTTTAGGGGACAATTAGCAGTTTCTGTAAATGATAAGGGTGAATATTTTCTATCAAGAGAGAGAAAAGATTTAAAAAGTGAAATTCCTAGCAACTATGTTGTTGTTGGAACATACTCAAGACAGCTTGGAAAGATAATTCTAAATGCAAGAATTATTGATAATATCACTGGAAAAGTAATCTCAAGTGCAAGAGCTACATATAATCACAATTATGCAAATGATTGTGTTATATTTGGTGATTGTCCACCTTTAAGAACAATTAAAATAGTTGATGAGAAGAGATAA
- a CDS encoding DJ-1 family glyoxalase III, with product MSKILVAISNGFEEIEAVSIIDICRRAGIEVITAGVEGKNLVGAHNIKIEMDKKITEVDSSDFDMIVLPGGLPNAFTLAEDKDVQRLLKEFKEKNKKIAAICAAPYALHKAGVLNENYTCYPSFEKKIKDDGYRDDKNVVTDNNVITSRGPATAVDFALEIVKTLKGDDIYFQVKTGLLA from the coding sequence ATGTCGAAAATTTTAGTAGCAATTTCAAATGGTTTTGAAGAGATAGAAGCTGTTAGTATAATTGATATTTGCCGTCGCGCGGGAATTGAAGTTATAACTGCTGGAGTTGAAGGTAAAAACTTAGTTGGTGCTCATAATATTAAAATAGAGATGGATAAAAAAATAACTGAAGTAGATTCAAGTGATTTTGATATGATAGTTCTTCCAGGTGGTCTTCCAAATGCTTTTACTTTAGCAGAAGATAAAGACGTTCAAAGACTTTTAAAAGAGTTTAAAGAGAAAAACAAAAAAATAGCAGCTATTTGTGCAGCGCCTTATGCACTGCACAAAGCAGGAGTTTTAAACGAAAACTATACTTGCTATCCTAGTTTTGAAAAAAAGATAAAAGATGATGGTTATCGTGATGATAAAAATGTTGTTACTGATAATAATGTAATAACTTCAAGAGGACCAGCAACTGCTGTTGATTTTGCTTTGGAGATAGTAAAAACTTTAAAAGGTGATGATATTTATTTTCAAGTTAAAACAGGACTTTTAGCATAA